One window from the genome of Oncorhynchus keta strain PuntledgeMale-10-30-2019 unplaced genomic scaffold, Oket_V2 Un_scaffold_8424_pilon_pilon, whole genome shotgun sequence encodes:
- the LOC118374793 gene encoding LOW QUALITY PROTEIN: FSD1-like protein (The sequence of the model RefSeq protein was modified relative to this genomic sequence to represent the inferred CDS: deleted 2 bases in 1 codon), whose protein sequence is MKCLPLYVIPVPWAPEMEVGDCLVLDNTVSVAWKMPVEDSKIDHYILEYRKTDHEGLPRIKDQRCWEVVDNIKTTEYSLSGLKFDSKFMNFRVRACNKAAAGEYSDPVTLETRAFNFGFDSSSSHLNLKVEDRTVEWDPQGGKGLESKVKGKENKGRSGTPSPKRTETLVGGSPAIRGSRDRFTGESYTVLGDTSMDCGQHYWEVKALKDCKSYSVGVSYRNLGKFDQLGKTNTTWCIHVNNWLQSSFAAKHNNKAKIFCDLDSGQLSFYNAETKQLIHTFKAKFSQPVVPAFMVWCGGLSLSTGMQVPSAVKSFQKNENGLGGSNSSLNSMAQ, encoded by the exons ATGAA ATGCCTTCCTCTCTATGTCATTCCAGTCCCCTGGGCcccagagatggaggtaggggaCTGTCTGGTGTTAGACAACACGGTGTCCGTAGCCTGGAAGATGCCAGTGGAGGACAGCAAGATAGACCACTACATACTGGAGTACAGAAAGACCGACCACGAAGGGCTGCCACGTATCAAAGACCAGCGGTGCTGGGAGGTGGTGGACAACATCAAGACCACAGAATACTCACTGTCAG GTTTAAAGTTTGACTCCAAGTTCATGAACTTCCGGGTACGAGCATGCAACAAGGCAGCAGCTGGAGAATACTCGGATCCAGTTACCCTGGAAACCAGAG CTTTTAACTTTGGCTTTGACTCGTCGTCGTCCCATCTGAACCTGAAGGTAGAGGACAGGACTGTGGAGTGGGATCCCCAGGGAGGCAAGGGGCTGGAGAGCAAGGTCAAGGGCAAGGAGAACAAGGGCAG AAGTGGAACTCCGTCTCCCAAGAGGACG GAAACTCTGGTGGGAGGGTCGCCTGCCATCAGAGGAAGCAGAGACCGGTTCACTGGAGAGTCCTACACCGTGTTAG gtgaTACCAGTATGGACTGTGGGCAACACTACTGGGAGGTGAAAGCTCTTAAAGACTGTAAGTCATACAGTGTCGGGGTCTCCTACAGGAACCTGGGAAAGTTTGACCAGCTGGGTAAGACCAACACTACCTGGTGTATCCACGTCAACAACTGGCTGCAGTCCTCCTTCGCTGCCAAGCACAACAACAAGGCCAAGA TCTTCTGTGACCTGGACTCAg GACAACTGTCCTTCTACAACGCTGAAACTAAGCAGTTGATCCACACGTTCAAGGCTAAGTTTAGCCAACCTGTTGTACCAGCCTTCATG GTTTGGTGTGGTGGACTGAGCCTCAGTACAGGGATGCAAGTCCCTAGTGCAGTCAAGAGTTTCCAGAAGAACGAGAACGGCCTGGGAGGATCCAACAGCAGCCTCAACAGCATGGCCCAGTAG